The Sciurus carolinensis chromosome X, mSciCar1.2, whole genome shotgun sequence DNA segment aaaaaaaggcaaaatgctAGCTCTAGGGCCTTCTTCAGGGGAGCAAAAACTGGCTCAGTACCCTTTTGGGCCAACAAAATTAAGCTGCAGGGAGAAAGAAGCCTCTGAGCAGACAAATGGAATTCAGATAGTTGCAGAAGGGAGAGAAGGTGATTTaagcagaatgaaaaaaaaactgagcaaaagtAAGGAGTGGGCAGCATGCACTctgaaagaagcaaaataaatgagGTACTCAGGTAGACGGGAGCCTAGAAACCTTGAAGCCAACCTGCACTCCCTTGCCCCCACTCCATCATTCCCCATTTCCATCCAGTCTCCTAAGCCTTTCAGTGGTCACCCTCAAAATGCCTCTCTCCATCCCCATGGTAACAGCCTCAAGACTCACTTTCATGCCTGTTGCttcttattttaattgctttctaTGTGGTCTGCCAGGAGATAGATTGCCCCTTCTTGAGGCTGCACAAATGCAGGTCTGATCCTTTGACTGCCCTGCTTAGTTACTCCCCCACCCCGAGAACGTAGAACATTGTAAAGGTTCCGCACCTCTTGCACACTGCTGGCCTTTGCACTCCCATTTCCTCTCATGGCCCAGCACTTTGGCCATAACAGTATTATCCAGGTCCTGGATGAGCCCAAGAATTAATTAGATACACAAAAATGCTTTCTGAAAACAGGGAGAGTGCGTAAATGCGCTGCGTATGCCAGGGcaagaaaagagggctggggtcaAATGATTCCTTCCAAGAATACAACTCCTCCCCGCCAGGCCTCCCCTCTCGCCAGCCGCCTTTGATGCAGTGCGAATGGAATAGAGACCTACTCTCCCCGCAAACCCGCGAACCAATCTTGGAATGCCTGTAGCAGgctgaaaaatacagaaaggcTTTGGTATTCTTTTCCTCCGTACATACCCCAACCCCCACCAATCCCTAGCCGTCATTTCTACCCTTGTCCCACCCCTGCTGTACCCTGCTCCTTTTCCTATCTCCTAGCGGAAGTCCTAGTGGAGGACCGGCCCACTTCCTCTTTGGTGTTCAGCGAGTGCGTGGCAGGGGAGGTGGAGTCAATTCTGCTGAGCTTTCTCGCGCGCTTGCCGCTGCGGCGAGTGCCGGCAGCGACTGCTAGTGCGAGTCAGCTTGCGTGGGAACGAGCTTTGTGGCTGAAAACGTCTGGTTTGTTGTTACAAAGACTCTATTGACGTTGGTGCCTTCCGCCGCGGCCCCGTCTTAAGATAGAGAGATAATTGCTTTCTACAGAGGCGAAAGGCATCCTTCCCTAAGACTGTGTGGGCTTTGAGCGCCTTGCAAGAGACATGCCTCGGGGAAGGAAGAGTCGGCGCCGCCGTAATGCAAGGGCCGCAGAAGAGAACCGCAATAATCGCAAGATCCAGGCCTCAGAGGCCTCTGAGACCCCAATGGCTGCTTCTGTGGTCCCGAGCACCCCAGAAGACGACCTGAGCGGCCCAGAGGAAGACCCAAGCACTCCGGAGGAGGCCTCCACCACTCCTGAGGAAGCCTCTAGCACTGCCCTAGTGCAAAAGCCTTCGGTAGCCCGGAGCAATTTTCAGGGCACTAAGAAAAGTCTCCTGATGTCCATATTAGCCCTCATCTTCATCATGGGCAACAGCGCAAAAGAGGCCCTGGTGTGGAAAGTGCTGGGGAAGTTAGGAATGCAGCCTGGGCGGCAGCACAGCATCTTTGGAGATCCGAAGAAGGTCGTTACAGAAGAGTTTGTGCGCAGGGGGTACCTGATTTATAAGCCAGTGCCCCGCAGCAGTCCAGTGGAGTACGAGTTCTTCTGGGGCCCTCGAGCTCACGTGGAGTCAAGCAAGCTGAAAGTCATGCATTTTGTGGCAAGGGTTCGTAACCGATGCTCCAAGGACTGGCCATGTAATTATGATTGGGATTCGGACGACGATGCAGAGGTTGAGGCTATCCTTAATTCAGGTGCTAGGGGTTACTCTGCCCCCTAGGAAAATCAGAGGTAGACCCTAGGGAATAGAAAAGAGAGTTTAAGGTACCCCAGGAGTAGGTGACCTGGGTCCTGAGTTGAAAATGACGTGAATGGGGGAGGGcactgtatttggtatttgtgATCAGTGCTAATTGTTTGCGAAACAGAGTGTTTGCTTTGGATATTGTATACttgtattcattttataatacTGTTAATTAAGGATCacaatatgtttaaatatataattgaacaggtttttttctttttttcctctcgaTGAGATTTAGTATAAAAGTCTTGTTAACGTTATGAAATGAAGTTGTTCCATCATATTCTGAGATGTGGTACAGAATTTATATCATTGAAATGGGCTATTCTTTGAAAGTTTGAAATAACCAGTAAAATGGGAGGAGATGAGGTAATTGTTCCTATCTGACCGTTCTGAAACCCTTTGTGTCTGTTGTCTTGTaaagaaaattgacatttttCCATGATTTTGCTTAGTTTCTGcagaatatagagaaaaataaaagcatattaacTAGCACACCTTGTTCAATTATTGACCACCTGTTATGTGAGGTACAAGTATAGGTCCTGAGAATACTCTGTACCATGCAGGCCACACTTACAAAGAATGTTCCAGATtgtgtagaagagaaaaaaatatgtaaaccaGCAGTTCCATAAGTACTGTGCTGGAGAAAGAGCATGAGATACTAGGAAATGTGGAAAAGATTATGTGATCAATTTTGGGGGGTGGAAAAGAGAAGGTGGTATCCCAACATGCTTAAAAATTCAAGAGATTCTAATATAAGGTAGGAGATATTGAAAAGGGACATCAGAATATGCTATGAAATTGTCTTCTATTGATATTCTTAATTCAGCCTGGGAAAACAGCATTGGCAAAGAAAAAGGGATTTGGTATGCtgtggaaaaacaaaatacactTTAATTATTAGGTGGGTGAGTGAAGAGGTGGttgaaggggaaaaaacagaCAACCATATGATGCTACAACAATAAAAAGGGACTGTCAGAAAATTCTTGATTAGAAGACAATctgatttctgaaaataatacAAGAGATGAGGGAGTAAGTATAGGGGGACTGAGGGAGCATGAACATTTGGAGAATAACAAATTCTTCAATGAACTGTTAAGGTTCTGTCAAGGGGGAAGCAGAGAATAAGAAATGAGGCAGGGGAAGAGGTGAGAAAGACCAGAGCCTCAAAGGGCAGCTATTATGGCTGAATTTAAACTAACTAATGATAATAAAATGACCAACAAAAAGTATGAACCTGGAATAACGTACAGAAAAGCTCTAAACAAGCAGAGATTCTCAGTTTTAGAGGAAACAGAAGAATCTACCTGTAGCATCTCCTAAAGGGAAACTTGCATTTCTCTCAGGAACTACAATTTGGTTCAGTGCCCACATTGTTTAGAAGTGTTTGTGTGTGCCCAAGGGGTAAGATACCATTAACATTTCCACTTTTCCCTTCAGCCAGTGTGTTAAATCCAAAGGACACCCTGTCATGGCGGCCCATGGTGTACTAAGTCATGTGGGATGGGGTTTCAGCACACCCCCAGGAGATTTTGCACTCTCTCACCTCCTGAACTCAAGGAGCTCAATGCTCTTCTCCTCCATTCCACCACAGGGGCTTCTGAATCCTCACGTCAGGGTGCTGCAGCAGATCTGGGGTTGTGGGAGTCACATCC contains these protein-coding regions:
- the Mageh1 gene encoding melanoma-associated antigen H1 → MPRGRKSRRRRNARAAEENRNNRKIQASEASETPMAASVVPSTPEDDLSGPEEDPSTPEEASTTPEEASSTALVQKPSVARSNFQGTKKSLLMSILALIFIMGNSAKEALVWKVLGKLGMQPGRQHSIFGDPKKVVTEEFVRRGYLIYKPVPRSSPVEYEFFWGPRAHVESSKLKVMHFVARVRNRCSKDWPCNYDWDSDDDAEVEAILNSGARGYSAP